A genomic region of Deltaproteobacteria bacterium HGW-Deltaproteobacteria-18 contains the following coding sequences:
- a CDS encoding rubrerythrin translates to MSKTTDNLKEAFAGESQANRKYLAFAKKAEEEGLPQVARLFRAAAHAETIHAHAHLRLMKGIGSTAENLKEAVAGETHEFKSMYPGMIADAQAEGEKAAEKYFVFANQAEECHANLYSKAADQMGELAAVDYYVCSICGHIHEGEPTEKCPICGAMPKAYGVVA, encoded by the coding sequence ATGAGCAAGACAACTGATAATTTGAAAGAGGCTTTTGCCGGAGAGTCCCAGGCCAACCGCAAGTATCTGGCTTTCGCCAAGAAGGCTGAAGAAGAGGGACTGCCCCAGGTTGCCAGATTGTTTCGGGCTGCGGCTCACGCCGAGACCATCCATGCCCATGCGCACCTGCGTCTCATGAAGGGCATCGGTTCCACGGCCGAGAATCTCAAAGAGGCCGTGGCTGGTGAAACGCATGAATTCAAGTCCATGTATCCGGGCATGATCGCCGACGCCCAGGCCGAAGGTGAAAAGGCTGCCGAAAAATATTTCGTTTTCGCCAACCAGGCCGAGGAATGCCATGCGAACCTCTACTCCAAGGCCGCGGATCAGATGGGCGAGCTGGCGGCAGTGGATTACTATGTCTGCAGCATCTGCGGTCATATCCACGAAGGCGAGCCCACCGAAAAGTGTCCGATCTGCGGAGCAATGCCCAAGGCATACGGCGTTGTAGCCTAG
- a CDS encoding RNA helicase, producing MTTFSDLGLSELTLQALSRKGFEEPTPIQIKTIPAVMTGENDIVAQAQTGTGKTAAFGLPLLEMLDPDVRTVQALVLAPTRELAIQVAEEINSLRGGRTINVAPIYGGQSMEIQLRSLKKGVSVVVGTPGRVLDHLRRGSLNLSGIRFLILDEADEMLNMGFLDDVLEIMEQTATEKRTMLFSATMPPEILRIAKKYMGDYQVIRAESNQLTAPQTDQIYFEVAMSDKFEALCRIIDMESDFYGLVFTRTKVDADAVSQRLMERGYDADTLHGDMSQSLREKILIKFKKKLVTILVATDVAARGIDVHDLTHVINFDLPHDPEAYVHRVGRTGRAGKQGIAITFITPSEYRRLQFISKHARTDIRKARLPKVSDVIDMKKGRIRAELQEIMTTEPELEFMGMAQELLDQSKPRETLAALLQYMFQEELDASNYKEIGDAFVVDKTGKSRLFVTQGRKDGMTPKRLLTFLGDKCNIPPKKIWDIQIMETFAFVSLPFHDAERVLAMFNKGKGTELAFTKAKARPSAPAPRR from the coding sequence ATGACTACATTTTCTGATCTAGGCTTATCCGAACTGACTCTCCAGGCTCTGTCCCGCAAGGGGTTCGAAGAGCCGACCCCCATCCAGATCAAGACCATTCCGGCCGTAATGACCGGCGAAAACGACATCGTCGCCCAGGCCCAGACCGGCACGGGCAAGACCGCCGCCTTTGGTCTGCCGCTGCTCGAAATGCTGGACCCGGACGTCCGCACCGTGCAGGCACTCGTATTGGCCCCCACCCGCGAACTGGCCATCCAGGTGGCTGAGGAGATCAACTCCCTGCGCGGCGGCCGGACCATCAACGTCGCCCCCATCTACGGCGGCCAGTCCATGGAAATTCAGCTCCGCAGCCTCAAGAAGGGCGTATCCGTGGTTGTCGGCACACCGGGCCGCGTGCTCGACCATCTGCGCCGGGGCAGCCTCAATCTCTCGGGCATCCGCTTTCTGATCCTCGACGAGGCCGACGAGATGCTGAACATGGGTTTTCTGGACGACGTGCTGGAGATCATGGAGCAGACGGCCACCGAAAAGCGCACCATGCTCTTTTCCGCGACCATGCCGCCTGAAATCCTGCGCATCGCCAAGAAATACATGGGCGACTATCAGGTCATCAGGGCCGAATCCAACCAGTTGACCGCCCCCCAGACAGACCAGATCTACTTCGAAGTCGCCATGAGCGACAAATTCGAGGCCCTGTGCCGGATCATCGACATGGAGTCGGACTTCTACGGACTGGTCTTCACCCGCACCAAGGTCGACGCCGACGCCGTGTCCCAGCGTCTCATGGAGCGCGGCTACGACGCCGACACCCTGCATGGCGACATGTCCCAGAGCCTGCGCGAAAAAATCCTGATCAAGTTCAAGAAGAAGCTGGTCACGATCCTGGTCGCCACCGACGTGGCCGCGCGCGGCATCGACGTGCACGACCTGACCCACGTCATCAACTTCGATCTGCCCCACGATCCGGAAGCCTACGTGCACCGTGTCGGCCGCACCGGCCGGGCCGGCAAGCAGGGCATCGCAATCACGTTCATCACGCCATCCGAGTATCGCCGCCTGCAGTTCATCAGCAAGCACGCCCGCACGGACATTCGCAAGGCGCGGCTGCCCAAGGTCTCCGATGTCATCGACATGAAGAAGGGACGCATCCGGGCGGAGCTGCAGGAGATCATGACCACGGAGCCGGAGCTCGAGTTCATGGGCATGGCGCAGGAACTCCTCGACCAGAGCAAGCCCCGCGAAACCCTGGCCGCCCTGCTCCAGTACATGTTTCAGGAAGAGCTGGACGCCTCCAACTACAAGGAAATCGGAGACGCCTTTGTGGTCGACAAGACGGGCAAGTCCCGACTTTTCGTAACCCAAGGCCGCAAGGATGGCATGACGCCCAAGCGCCTGCTGACCTTCCTTGGCGACAAGTGCAACATTCCGCCCAAGAAAATCTGGGACATCCAGATCATGGAAACCTTCGCCTTTGTTTCCTTGCCTTTCCATGATGCCGAGAGGGTCCTGGCCATGTTCAACAAGGGCAAAGGCACGGAACTGGCCTTCACCAAGGCCAAGGCCCGTCCGAGCGCCCCGGCTCCCAGAAGATAG
- a CDS encoding tRNA (N6-threonylcarbamoyladenosine(37)-N6)-methyltransferase TrmO yields the protein MTGGKHALPRSKNRSKDILMLPRVIGTVRSHLVSRDQCPKYGDASMPPVWIELNPDFEPAATDLQVGDAILVLTWMHKGDQSVLRCHPQGNRDLPMRGIFSTRSPDRPTPIGLHAVRIIGREGLRLKVHPLEVINGTPVIDIKPDNAPSPAKAEFSSLVNPETGQAILDAGRDGWLRGLFAGFNGNVSMRQGERVVITATGSAKGHLAPRDLAVVDLATGAPLTSARASSELAVHLEVYRNQPLAQAIVHTHPPKLLALSLRGEIPLLDLPLFEGRVFADKLTRVPAHHPGTPELGQAVGLASREFEAVFMDNHGLVCRGESIIQALGLSEELESLAGIAMQR from the coding sequence ATGACGGGCGGTAAGCATGCTCTTCCAAGGTCAAAAAACCGCAGCAAGGATATTCTCATGCTCCCTCGCGTCATCGGCACCGTCCGTTCCCATCTCGTCAGTCGCGATCAATGCCCAAAATACGGTGACGCCTCCATGCCTCCGGTCTGGATCGAGCTGAACCCGGATTTCGAGCCTGCGGCCACGGATCTTCAGGTCGGAGACGCCATCCTGGTTTTGACCTGGATGCACAAGGGCGACCAGAGCGTGCTGCGCTGCCACCCCCAGGGAAACCGCGATTTGCCCATGCGCGGCATATTCTCGACCCGCTCCCCCGATCGTCCCACGCCCATCGGCCTGCATGCGGTACGCATCATCGGTCGCGAGGGGCTGCGCCTCAAGGTACATCCTCTTGAGGTCATCAACGGGACTCCCGTCATAGACATAAAGCCCGACAACGCGCCTTCCCCGGCCAAGGCCGAATTCTCGTCCCTGGTAAACCCCGAAACGGGCCAGGCCATTCTCGACGCCGGGCGCGACGGTTGGCTGCGCGGACTCTTCGCCGGATTCAACGGCAACGTGAGCATGCGCCAGGGAGAACGCGTCGTGATCACGGCCACCGGCAGCGCCAAGGGGCATCTCGCCCCCCGGGATCTGGCAGTGGTCGACCTGGCCACTGGCGCGCCGCTGACATCGGCGCGGGCATCCTCGGAGCTTGCGGTGCACCTCGAAGTGTATCGCAATCAGCCCCTGGCGCAGGCCATCGTGCACACCCACCCGCCGAAGCTGCTGGCCCTGTCTTTGCGCGGCGAGATCCCTCTTCTTGATCTGCCACTCTTCGAAGGCCGGGTCTTCGCCGACAAGCTGACCCGCGTGCCCGCCCATCACCCCGGCACGCCTGAACTGGGACAGGCCGTAGGACTGGCCAGCCGGGAATTCGAGGCAGTGTTCATGGACAACCACGGCCTCGTCTGCCGCGGGGAATCCATAATCCAGGCGCTGGGCCTCTCCGAAGAACTGGAGAGCCTGGCCGGAATCGCGATGCAGCGCTGA
- a CDS encoding universal stress protein: MNRFSTSLLGEAKTLLLATDGSIFSDGALQEAIFFGQACGARLIVLHVVKIDVESLKSANSKVTRAQQEIAPYMEDVRKMARDSGVECETVVVGSSVPEHAIVEQARMREADVILMGRHGRAGRLFLMVGSMTSKVIGLGFPMVLMLPKDFTMTGAHVLVAVDDSANSRLAVEEALSLGLCCVTLERLIFVAVARRESGLVEARKMVEDICARGREKWPHVQFEAVAGVGHASNIIVRAAEERHVDMIMIGGMVSGPLPRMFGGRVTKEVCGWAHCAVLVVTA; this comes from the coding sequence ATGAACCGCTTCTCCACCAGTCTCCTGGGTGAAGCCAAGACCCTGCTTCTGGCCACGGACGGCTCCATTTTCAGTGATGGGGCGCTGCAGGAGGCCATTTTTTTCGGCCAGGCCTGCGGTGCCCGACTGATCGTCCTGCACGTGGTCAAGATCGATGTCGAATCTCTCAAGTCCGCCAACTCCAAGGTCACCCGCGCCCAGCAGGAGATCGCCCCGTACATGGAGGACGTCCGCAAGATGGCCAGGGACAGCGGAGTGGAATGCGAGACCGTGGTGGTCGGGTCCTCGGTGCCCGAGCACGCCATCGTCGAACAGGCCAGGATGCGCGAGGCCGATGTCATCCTCATGGGTCGACATGGCCGGGCCGGAAGGTTGTTTCTCATGGTGGGCAGCATGACGTCGAAGGTCATCGGACTCGGGTTTCCCATGGTGCTCATGCTCCCCAAGGATTTCACGATGACCGGGGCCCATGTGCTGGTGGCCGTGGATGATTCGGCAAACAGCCGCCTGGCCGTCGAGGAGGCCCTGAGCCTTGGGCTTTGCTGCGTGACCCTGGAGCGGCTGATCTTCGTGGCTGTCGCGCGGCGGGAGAGCGGTCTGGTTGAGGCCAGGAAAATGGTCGAGGACATTTGCGCCCGAGGCCGGGAAAAATGGCCGCACGTTCAGTTCGAGGCCGTGGCCGGAGTCGGGCATGCCTCGAACATCATCGTGCGGGCCGCCGAGGAGCGCCATGTGGATATGATCATGATCGGCGGCATGGTTTCGGGGCCTCTGCCCAGGATGTTCGGAGGCCGGGTGACCAAGGAGGTTTGCGGTTGGGCGCACTGCGCCGTACTGGTAGTCACCGCCTAG
- a CDS encoding sodium-independent anion transporter: MSVRLLRFFPFLAWFPFGALVVRADLMAGITGALVLVPKAMAYAQLSGLPLYFGLYTAFVPAIVGALWGSSRQLATGPVAIVSLMTAAAVAPLAVSNTPEYIGFALLLTLLVGLVQLFLGVVKLGTIVNFVSHPVILGFMNAAAIIIGLSQLDLLLGIPKGRSDFFLGDVWEMLRLIPQTHLPTLAMTFFGLALILVIKRIPALSKASVLVAVVITILVSAAVGYDQRGTAVLDDLATPRARELVVQYEESLRRMEHLGGEVTDLSARQRQAEKEGSVWMAAGLRHQTELARLDMRSLERRHNELLRGVRQLRFVRPEGEMTGRLYLLGEIPAGMRTDDRAWHIKSVDHGVMKLIGGGDVVGPVPAGLPALTIPTLSLDAVMQLLPSALIIALVAFMESISMAKALASKARQHVDPNQELIGQGLANIGGSFFQAYPACGSFTGSAINMQSGAKTGLAMVFNGIFVAVTLMFFTPLLYHLPKAVLAVIIVMAVTSLITPHAFMHTWRANRGDGVVALVTFAVTLLAAPHLDKGIMAGAALSIGLYLYRTMAPRVAVLGRYTDGTLRDVSVHHALATSTLVTVMRFDGSLYFANVTYFEDMVLKAVADHKESKFLLVVGDAINSMDSSGEEMLQNLVGQLRETGVQIVFSGLKKQVLDVMRATGLYDRIGDENVFATECQALKAIFARLGQEVEDDALFAYVKVMVC, translated from the coding sequence ATGTCGGTCAGGCTTTTGCGATTCTTTCCCTTTCTCGCGTGGTTCCCGTTCGGCGCGCTGGTGGTGCGGGCCGATCTGATGGCCGGGATCACAGGCGCTCTGGTGCTTGTTCCCAAGGCCATGGCCTACGCCCAGCTGTCGGGCCTGCCCCTGTATTTCGGGCTGTACACGGCCTTCGTGCCGGCCATCGTCGGGGCCCTGTGGGGATCGTCCAGACAGCTGGCCACGGGGCCGGTCGCCATCGTCTCGCTCATGACCGCAGCTGCGGTAGCTCCGCTCGCAGTCTCAAACACGCCTGAATACATCGGTTTCGCCCTTCTTCTGACCCTTCTGGTTGGTCTCGTGCAGCTCTTTTTGGGAGTGGTCAAACTCGGGACCATCGTCAATTTCGTGTCCCACCCGGTCATCCTCGGGTTCATGAACGCGGCCGCCATCATCATCGGGCTGTCACAGCTGGACCTGCTGCTGGGCATCCCCAAGGGCCGCAGCGATTTTTTTCTGGGAGATGTCTGGGAGATGCTCCGGCTGATCCCGCAGACCCATTTGCCGACCCTGGCCATGACCTTCTTTGGACTGGCCCTCATTCTCGTTATCAAGAGGATTCCGGCGCTGTCCAAGGCCAGCGTTCTTGTCGCAGTGGTCATCACCATATTGGTCAGTGCTGCCGTCGGTTACGATCAGCGCGGAACCGCCGTGCTGGACGATCTGGCAACTCCCCGGGCCCGGGAGCTGGTGGTCCAGTACGAAGAGAGTCTGCGGCGGATGGAACATCTGGGCGGCGAGGTGACCGATCTTTCCGCGCGGCAGCGGCAGGCGGAAAAGGAAGGCTCCGTGTGGATGGCCGCAGGGCTGCGGCATCAGACCGAGTTGGCCCGTCTGGACATGCGCTCCCTGGAGCGGCGACACAACGAGCTTCTGCGTGGCGTGCGGCAACTGCGCTTCGTGCGCCCCGAGGGCGAGATGACTGGGCGTCTGTACCTGCTGGGCGAAATCCCGGCGGGCATGCGGACCGATGATCGCGCCTGGCACATCAAAAGCGTCGATCATGGCGTCATGAAGCTGATCGGCGGAGGGGATGTTGTCGGACCGGTCCCGGCGGGACTGCCGGCCCTGACCATCCCGACGCTCAGCCTCGACGCCGTGATGCAGCTGCTGCCTTCGGCCCTGATCATCGCACTGGTCGCCTTCATGGAGTCCATCTCCATGGCCAAGGCCCTGGCCAGCAAGGCGCGGCAGCATGTCGACCCCAACCAGGAACTCATCGGTCAGGGCCTGGCCAACATCGGCGGGTCTTTTTTTCAGGCCTATCCTGCCTGCGGATCCTTCACCGGCTCGGCCATCAACATGCAGTCTGGGGCCAAAACGGGACTGGCCATGGTCTTCAACGGCATTTTCGTGGCCGTGACCCTCATGTTCTTCACGCCCCTGCTTTACCATCTGCCCAAGGCCGTGCTGGCCGTGATCATCGTCATGGCGGTCACCAGCCTGATCACGCCCCATGCCTTCATGCACACCTGGAGGGCAAACCGCGGAGACGGAGTTGTCGCCCTGGTGACCTTTGCCGTGACGCTGCTCGCCGCACCGCATCTGGACAAGGGCATCATGGCCGGCGCGGCCCTGTCCATCGGCCTCTATCTCTATCGCACCATGGCTCCGCGCGTGGCGGTGCTCGGGCGCTATACCGACGGAACCCTGCGGGACGTGAGCGTGCACCATGCCCTGGCCACCTCGACCCTGGTCACCGTGATGCGTTTCGACGGCTCCTTGTATTTTGCCAATGTGACGTATTTCGAGGACATGGTGCTGAAGGCCGTGGCCGATCACAAGGAATCGAAATTTCTGCTTGTGGTCGGGGACGCCATCAATTCCATGGATTCATCGGGGGAGGAGATGCTGCAGAATCTTGTGGGGCAACTGCGCGAGACCGGAGTGCAGATCGTCTTTTCGGGGCTCAAGAAGCAGGTTCTCGACGTGATGCGGGCCACCGGGCTTTATGATCGCATCGGGGACGAAAACGTCTTCGCCACGGAATGTCAGGCCCTGAAGGCCATCTTTGCCCGGCTTGGTCAGGAAGTGGAGGACGACGCGCTTTTCGCCTATGTCAAGGTCATGGTCTGCTGA
- a CDS encoding DNA helicase UvrD, which produces MRIDYQNDLNPAQYEAATTLDGPILVIAGAGSGKTRTIVYRLARLVESGVSPAEILLLTFTRKASSEMLHRAEGLLGNQGLGHVRGGTFHGFAYSLLKQHAGLLGFERGATVMDRSDGEEILSQAKDRLKIGKGDRKFPKRATVLGLYSKSRNKELTLEQVLRQEAYHLGAYEDDLTRLLEEYERIKRECGLLDYDDLLFLLERLLTEHPHIREAVTSSISHIMVDEYQDTNLVQARLVRLLTKPGDTSPNVMAVGDDAQSIYAFRGANVRNILDFPKIFQDTRVIKLEQNYRSTQPILELTNAILDGFRDKFAKRLFSERTDTRLPEHILPFSDRSQARLVTAKVVELSRIYPLDQIAVLFRAGYQSYHVEVELNKIGLGFRKFGGIKFSDAAHIKDVLACLRLSQNTSDLPAWQRILGNVPGIGPKSAQKIHHAAMINDQAFIKAQRTKRPALDDLLRVLDTLRTQVMRPSTAITFVLEYYLPVLREKFPDDYPRREAGLEELTQISLSYDDIPAFLGDLSLDSPDAEEDRGQAVTLSTVHSSKGLEWDAVLVIDLVEDRFPSRHAMNDNDDFEEERRLLYVACTRARDSLTLFSPETLYSRELSATTPARVSPFLQDIPAHLLSRYREQFTGGVGLQTLPTPRRTPESASPQISRPGLGDDFAAPAPRSASSTQTPVQGTYCRHKIFGRGKVVQRVEPNKYKINFPGFGLKLIIEDFVELE; this is translated from the coding sequence ATGCGCATCGACTATCAAAACGATCTGAATCCAGCCCAATACGAAGCCGCGACCACCCTGGACGGACCGATTCTGGTCATCGCCGGAGCCGGCTCGGGCAAGACCCGCACCATCGTCTACCGCCTGGCCCGGCTGGTCGAATCCGGCGTGTCCCCGGCCGAGATCCTGCTCCTGACCTTCACCCGCAAGGCTTCCTCGGAGATGCTGCACCGCGCCGAAGGCCTGCTGGGGAACCAGGGTCTGGGGCACGTGCGCGGCGGAACCTTCCACGGTTTCGCCTATTCCCTGCTCAAGCAGCATGCGGGGTTGCTGGGATTCGAACGCGGAGCCACGGTCATGGACCGCTCCGACGGCGAGGAGATACTGAGCCAGGCCAAAGACCGTCTGAAGATCGGCAAGGGCGACCGCAAATTTCCCAAGCGGGCCACGGTGCTGGGGCTCTACAGCAAGAGCCGCAACAAGGAACTGACCCTCGAACAGGTGCTGCGCCAGGAGGCCTATCATCTCGGGGCCTACGAGGACGACCTGACCCGTCTCCTCGAAGAGTACGAGCGCATCAAGCGCGAATGCGGGCTCCTCGACTACGACGACCTGCTCTTCCTGCTGGAGCGCCTGCTGACCGAGCACCCGCACATCCGTGAAGCGGTGACCTCGTCCATCTCCCACATCATGGTCGACGAGTACCAGGACACCAACCTCGTACAGGCGCGGCTGGTGCGACTTCTGACCAAGCCCGGCGACACCAGCCCCAACGTCATGGCCGTGGGCGACGACGCGCAGTCCATCTATGCCTTTCGCGGCGCAAACGTGCGCAACATTCTCGATTTTCCCAAGATATTTCAGGATACCCGCGTCATCAAGCTGGAGCAGAACTACCGCTCCACCCAGCCCATCCTGGAACTGACCAACGCCATCCTGGACGGCTTCCGCGACAAGTTCGCCAAGCGCCTCTTCTCCGAGCGCACCGACACCCGCCTGCCCGAACACATACTGCCCTTCTCGGACCGCAGCCAGGCCCGCCTGGTCACGGCCAAGGTGGTGGAGCTTTCGCGCATCTACCCCCTCGACCAGATCGCCGTTCTTTTCCGGGCGGGGTATCAATCGTACCATGTGGAAGTGGAGCTGAACAAGATCGGGCTCGGCTTTCGCAAATTCGGCGGAATAAAATTCTCGGACGCCGCGCACATCAAGGATGTCCTGGCCTGTCTGAGGCTCAGCCAGAACACCTCGGACCTCCCGGCCTGGCAGCGGATACTGGGCAATGTGCCGGGCATTGGCCCCAAGAGCGCGCAGAAAATCCATCACGCGGCCATGATCAACGACCAGGCCTTTATCAAGGCACAGCGCACCAAGCGTCCGGCCCTCGACGACCTCCTGCGCGTGCTCGACACCCTGCGCACCCAGGTCATGCGCCCTTCCACGGCCATCACCTTCGTGCTCGAATACTATCTGCCGGTCCTGCGCGAAAAATTTCCCGACGACTACCCGCGCCGCGAGGCAGGGCTCGAGGAGCTGACCCAGATTTCCCTGAGCTATGACGATATCCCGGCGTTTTTGGGCGACCTGAGCCTGGACAGCCCCGACGCGGAAGAGGACCGGGGCCAGGCCGTGACTCTGTCCACGGTCCATTCGTCCAAGGGCCTGGAGTGGGATGCCGTGCTGGTCATCGATCTGGTGGAGGACCGCTTCCCCTCGCGCCACGCCATGAACGACAACGACGACTTCGAGGAGGAGCGGCGCCTTCTGTACGTGGCCTGCACACGCGCCCGCGACAGTCTGACCCTCTTCTCCCCCGAGACCCTCTACAGCCGTGAGCTTTCGGCCACCACCCCGGCCAGGGTCAGCCCCTTCCTGCAGGACATCCCGGCCCACCTGCTGTCCCGCTACCGCGAGCAGTTCACGGGCGGCGTCGGCCTGCAGACTCTGCCCACGCCCCGCCGCACACCCGAGAGCGCATCGCCCCAGATCTCCCGCCCGGGGCTGGGCGACGATTTCGCGGCCCCAGCGCCAAGATCCGCATCCAGCACCCAAACCCCGGTGCAGGGCACCTACTGCCGGCACAAGATCTTCGGCCGCGGCAAGGTCGTCCAGCGCGTGGAGCCCAACAAATACAAGATCAACTTCCCCGGATTCGGGCTCAAGCTGATCATCGAGGATTTTGTTGAGCTGGAATAA
- a CDS encoding phosphodiesterase, which translates to MHAPRLVFLGLDGLPWSLAQNLCAQGLLPSLATIAGSSGCRAIRAELPELSPVNWTSLFTASSPGEHGVFGFTHMDPQSYELQFTDFTHVHGATIFERLADKGLFAKAVNMPNLAPVRPMRAMLVAGFPAQDLQTSVHPQALAGILADHEYTIEADTVRGATDPGFLLKDLHRSLACREKALDLLWPDLAWDLFFFVLTETDRLGHFLFPALVEPYHPWSSEALRFMAAWDRLIGKFLERYHDLPDPKRLLIMADHGFTTLTQEVDLNVWLRDQGLLHLSRQPASEWDTQAMAHSTRAFALDPGRIYLHTKERFARGSLSCAEADQLGRNLIRALSGLTHDGRKIIRHAHLGRDLYHGSMAHLAPDLVLVPEPGFDLKGKFGRTGMFGHFGRQGMHTADDVFFYDSMGASARTPTEVGQAILDHFDIPAATFGALKTSCASTIKTI; encoded by the coding sequence ATGCACGCTCCCCGACTGGTTTTTCTCGGCCTTGACGGCCTGCCGTGGTCGCTGGCCCAAAATCTCTGCGCCCAAGGCCTGCTTCCGAGCCTCGCCACCATCGCGGGATCTTCCGGGTGCCGGGCCATCCGGGCCGAGCTGCCCGAACTCTCGCCCGTGAACTGGACCAGCCTCTTCACCGCCTCAAGCCCCGGCGAACACGGGGTTTTCGGGTTCACGCACATGGACCCTCAAAGCTATGAACTTCAGTTTACGGACTTCACCCATGTGCACGGGGCCACGATCTTCGAGCGACTGGCGGACAAAGGCCTCTTCGCCAAGGCCGTTAACATGCCCAACCTGGCTCCGGTGCGCCCCATGCGGGCCATGCTCGTGGCAGGGTTCCCCGCGCAGGACCTGCAAACTTCCGTGCATCCCCAAGCCCTGGCGGGCATCCTGGCCGACCACGAATACACCATCGAGGCCGACACCGTGCGCGGGGCCACGGACCCGGGCTTTCTGCTCAAGGACCTGCATCGCTCCCTGGCCTGCCGCGAAAAGGCCCTTGACCTCCTGTGGCCGGATCTGGCCTGGGATCTCTTCTTCTTCGTGCTGACGGAGACCGATCGCCTCGGCCATTTTCTCTTTCCCGCCCTGGTCGAGCCCTATCACCCCTGGAGCTCCGAAGCCCTGCGCTTCATGGCCGCCTGGGACCGCCTCATCGGAAAATTCCTCGAACGCTATCATGACCTGCCGGATCCCAAGCGCCTGCTGATCATGGCCGATCACGGCTTCACGACCCTCACGCAGGAGGTGGACCTCAATGTGTGGTTGCGCGACCAGGGGCTTCTGCACCTCTCCCGCCAGCCCGCCAGCGAGTGGGACACGCAGGCCATGGCCCATTCCACGCGGGCCTTTGCCCTTGACCCGGGGCGCATCTACCTGCACACCAAGGAGCGTTTTGCCCGCGGCAGCCTCTCCTGCGCCGAGGCGGACCAACTCGGCCGGAACCTGATCCGCGCCCTGTCCGGCCTGACCCACGACGGCCGCAAGATCATCCGCCACGCGCACCTGGGCCGGGACCTCTATCATGGCTCAATGGCCCATCTCGCCCCGGACCTGGTGCTGGTCCCGGAGCCCGGGTTCGACCTGAAGGGCAAGTTCGGCCGCACCGGCATGTTCGGCCATTTCGGCCGCCAGGGCATGCATACGGCCGACGACGTGTTTTTTTACGATTCCATGGGCGCATCCGCCCGCACACCGACAGAGGTCGGCCAGGCAATTCTGGACCACTTCGACATCCCCGCCGCCACCTTTGGGGCCTTAAAGACATCATGCGCATCGACTATCAAAACGATCTGA